From one Physeter macrocephalus isolate SW-GA chromosome 18, ASM283717v5, whole genome shotgun sequence genomic stretch:
- the KCTD6 gene encoding BTB/POZ domain-containing protein KCTD6 isoform X3 has translation MDNGDWGCMMTDPVTLNVGGHLYTTSLTTLTRYPDSMLGAMFGGDFPTARDPQGNYFIDRDGPLFRYVLNFLRTSELTLPLDFKEFDLLRKEADFYQIEPLIQCLNDPKPLYPMDTFEEVVELSSTRKLSKYSNPVAVIITQLTITTKVHSLLEGISNYFTKWNKHMMDTRDCQVSFTFGPCDYHQEVSLRVHLMEYITKQGFTIRNTRVHHMSERANENTVEHNWTFCRLARKTDD, from the exons ATGGATAATGGAGACTGGGGCTGTATG atgaCTGACCCAGTCACGTTAAATGTAGGTGGACACTTGTACACAACGTCTCTCACCACATTGACACGTTACCCGGATTCCATGCTTGGAGCTATGTTTGGGGGGGACTTCCCCACAGCTCGAGACCCTCAAGGCAATTACTTCATTGATCGAGATGGACCTCTTTTCCGATATGTCCTCAACTTCTTGAGAACTTCAGAGTTGACCTTACCCCTGGATTTTAAGGAATTTGATCTGCTTCGGAAAGAAGCAGATTTTTATCAGATTGAGCCCTTGATTCAGTGTCTCAATGACCCCAAGCCTTTGTATCCTATGGATACTTTTGAAGAAGTTGTGGAGTTATCTAGTACTCGGAAGCTTTCTAAGTACTCCAATCCAGTAGCTGTCATCATAACCCAATTAACCATCACCACCAAGGTCCATTCCTTACTAGAAGGTATATCAAACTATTTTACAAAGTGGAATAAGCACATGATGGACACCAGAGATTGCCAGGTTTCCTTTACTTTTGGACCCTGTGATTATCACCAGGAAGTTTCTCTCCGAGTCCACCTGATGGAATACATTACAAAACAAGGTTTCACAATCCGAAACACCCGAGTGCATCACATGAGTGAGCGGGCCAATGAGAACACAGTGGAGCACAACTGGACTTTCTGCAGGCTGGCCCGGAAGACAGATGACTGA
- the KCTD6 gene encoding BTB/POZ domain-containing protein KCTD6 isoform X1, with translation MVLGLPSLSFPGTWAPRDAALEQMDNGDWGCMMTDPVTLNVGGHLYTTSLTTLTRYPDSMLGAMFGGDFPTARDPQGNYFIDRDGPLFRYVLNFLRTSELTLPLDFKEFDLLRKEADFYQIEPLIQCLNDPKPLYPMDTFEEVVELSSTRKLSKYSNPVAVIITQLTITTKVHSLLEGISNYFTKWNKHMMDTRDCQVSFTFGPCDYHQEVSLRVHLMEYITKQGFTIRNTRVHHMSERANENTVEHNWTFCRLARKTDD, from the exons ATGGTTCTTGGTCTTCCTTCGCTCAG TTTCCCTGGAACCTGGGCTCCCCGAGACGCAGCACTGGAGCAGATGGATAATGGAGACTGGGGCTGTATG atgaCTGACCCAGTCACGTTAAATGTAGGTGGACACTTGTACACAACGTCTCTCACCACATTGACACGTTACCCGGATTCCATGCTTGGAGCTATGTTTGGGGGGGACTTCCCCACAGCTCGAGACCCTCAAGGCAATTACTTCATTGATCGAGATGGACCTCTTTTCCGATATGTCCTCAACTTCTTGAGAACTTCAGAGTTGACCTTACCCCTGGATTTTAAGGAATTTGATCTGCTTCGGAAAGAAGCAGATTTTTATCAGATTGAGCCCTTGATTCAGTGTCTCAATGACCCCAAGCCTTTGTATCCTATGGATACTTTTGAAGAAGTTGTGGAGTTATCTAGTACTCGGAAGCTTTCTAAGTACTCCAATCCAGTAGCTGTCATCATAACCCAATTAACCATCACCACCAAGGTCCATTCCTTACTAGAAGGTATATCAAACTATTTTACAAAGTGGAATAAGCACATGATGGACACCAGAGATTGCCAGGTTTCCTTTACTTTTGGACCCTGTGATTATCACCAGGAAGTTTCTCTCCGAGTCCACCTGATGGAATACATTACAAAACAAGGTTTCACAATCCGAAACACCCGAGTGCATCACATGAGTGAGCGGGCCAATGAGAACACAGTGGAGCACAACTGGACTTTCTGCAGGCTGGCCCGGAAGACAGATGACTGA
- the KCTD6 gene encoding BTB/POZ domain-containing protein KCTD6 isoform X2, producing MKRSFPGTWAPRDAALEQMDNGDWGCMMTDPVTLNVGGHLYTTSLTTLTRYPDSMLGAMFGGDFPTARDPQGNYFIDRDGPLFRYVLNFLRTSELTLPLDFKEFDLLRKEADFYQIEPLIQCLNDPKPLYPMDTFEEVVELSSTRKLSKYSNPVAVIITQLTITTKVHSLLEGISNYFTKWNKHMMDTRDCQVSFTFGPCDYHQEVSLRVHLMEYITKQGFTIRNTRVHHMSERANENTVEHNWTFCRLARKTDD from the exons TTTCCCTGGAACCTGGGCTCCCCGAGACGCAGCACTGGAGCAGATGGATAATGGAGACTGGGGCTGTATG atgaCTGACCCAGTCACGTTAAATGTAGGTGGACACTTGTACACAACGTCTCTCACCACATTGACACGTTACCCGGATTCCATGCTTGGAGCTATGTTTGGGGGGGACTTCCCCACAGCTCGAGACCCTCAAGGCAATTACTTCATTGATCGAGATGGACCTCTTTTCCGATATGTCCTCAACTTCTTGAGAACTTCAGAGTTGACCTTACCCCTGGATTTTAAGGAATTTGATCTGCTTCGGAAAGAAGCAGATTTTTATCAGATTGAGCCCTTGATTCAGTGTCTCAATGACCCCAAGCCTTTGTATCCTATGGATACTTTTGAAGAAGTTGTGGAGTTATCTAGTACTCGGAAGCTTTCTAAGTACTCCAATCCAGTAGCTGTCATCATAACCCAATTAACCATCACCACCAAGGTCCATTCCTTACTAGAAGGTATATCAAACTATTTTACAAAGTGGAATAAGCACATGATGGACACCAGAGATTGCCAGGTTTCCTTTACTTTTGGACCCTGTGATTATCACCAGGAAGTTTCTCTCCGAGTCCACCTGATGGAATACATTACAAAACAAGGTTTCACAATCCGAAACACCCGAGTGCATCACATGAGTGAGCGGGCCAATGAGAACACAGTGGAGCACAACTGGACTTTCTGCAGGCTGGCCCGGAAGACAGATGACTGA